In one window of Drosophila ananassae strain 14024-0371.13 chromosome XR, ASM1763931v2, whole genome shotgun sequence DNA:
- the LOC116656469 gene encoding odorant receptor 13a: MSHSSLTAQCLYSCNWESSNLYLKKYNYTNFQKHISLMIHCSQKPVKITAFKFSTLSLQSFSAILSTSISYFTLLRSLYNDAKK; this comes from the exons ATGAGTCAT tctTCTTTAACAGCGCAGTGCCTCTATAGTTGTAACTGGGAAAGCtcaaatttgtatttaaaaaaatataattatacaaattttcaGAAGCACATTAGCCTAATGATTCATTGCAGTCAGAAGCCAGTAAAAATAACagcatttaaattttcaactcTGTCATTACAAAGTTTTAGTGCG ATCTTAAGTACTTCAATATCGTATTTTACTTTGTTGAGGTCGTTGTACAATGATGCCAAAAAataa
- the LOC123257596 gene encoding uncharacterized protein LOC123257596, whose product MAVSERRRDTTQDDADVFHDTVTRGSDAVINRVAVKIPPFWTEHPELWLSQIEAQFVLAGITTDDTKFNTILASIEAPVLARIADAIVNQPGTGKYENSKSCILERFCESEQKKIQKLISETDLGDKRRTQLLNELNALAANKVDETF is encoded by the exons ATGGCCGtgtcggagaggag ACGCGACACCACACAAGACGACGCCGACGTCTTTCACGATACCGTTACTCGCGGTTCCGACGCAGTTATTAACCGCGTAGCGGTTAAAATTCCGCCCTTTTGGACCGAGCACCCAGAATTATGGCTGTCGCAAATCGAAGCCCAATTCGTTCTGGCAGGAATAACTACAGACGACACGAAATTCAACACAATCCTGGCGTCAATCGAAGCACCGGTACTGGCCCGAATTGCCGACGCCATCGTCAACCAACCAGGCACAGGCAAGTACGAAAACTCAAAGTCGTGCATTTTGGAACGCTTCTGCGAAAGCGAGCAGAAGAAAATCCAGAAGTTGATTTCAGAGACTGACCTTGGTGACAAGCGCCGCACACAACTGCTCAACGAGTTAAACGCACTCGCCGCAAACAAAGTTGACGAAACTTTCTGA
- the LOC26514264 gene encoding uncharacterized protein LOC26514264 isoform X1 — translation MLGTAATSADPSSSTVQAVGRPLDDVLTAFDKRSIPFRNTTMETYKFNNIKQADGQPCIEFEMQLCKQIQSCDFEGTCGQKYEERMLMDRTIIGINDKRLQLKVQESKNKKLEDVLNECKAYEAATEKNAIIQNRLRVLLESSTINAVARKCFNCGAIFNPNHLVECRGKEATCCQKLGQFARYCKQQKKTGSFANEFNAALQFSSPNYPQSNGLAEKEVTIAKNILKRCSQVNDYIYRILEYNATPVANLDPAPCELFFGRMCKTILPIKTALYGNKINEEIISRKFIEKKRKQKNITTCT, via the exons ATGTTAGGAACTGCAGCAACGTCAGCAGACCCTTCATCATCAACTGTGCAAGCTGTTGGTCGCCCACTGGACGATGTACTGACAGCATTCGACAAACGTAGtattccatttcgaaatactACAATGGAAACCTATAAATTCAATAATATTAAACAGGCAGATGGACAGCCTTGTATTGAATTCGAAATGCAACTATGCAAGCAAATACAGTCATGCGATTTTGAGGGTACCTGTGGCCAAAAGTACGAAGAAAGAATGCTAATGGATCGTACCATTATTGGCATAAACGATAAAAGGCTACAACTAAAGGTTCAAGAGTCAAAAAATAAGAAGCTAGAGGATGTACTAAACGAGTGCAAAGCCTATGAAGCTGCTACGGAAAAGAACGCGATTATACAAAATCGGCTACGTGTTTTGTTGGAGAGCAGTACCATCAATGCTGTTGCTCGAAAATGCTTTAATTGTGGAGCTATATTTAACCCAAATCATCTGGTCGAGTGCCGCGGCAAGGAGGCGACATGTTGTCAAAAACTGGGACAATTTGCGAGATACTGTAAGCAGCAGAAAAAAACGGG ATCTTTTGCCAATGAGTTTAATGCAGCGCTCCAGTTTTCAAGCCCTAATTATCCTCAGAGCAATGGATTGGCAGAAAAAGAAGTGACAATAGCAAAAAATATCCTAAAACGTTGCTCACAAGTAAAtgattatatatataggatCCTTGAATACAACGCTACCCCAGTAGCAAATTTAGATCCAGCACCATGCGAATTATTCTTTGGAAGAATGTGCAAGACCATATTACCAATAAAGACTGCATTAtatggaaataaaattaatgaagaaATAATCTCACGGAAGtttatcgaaaaaaaaaggaaacaaaaaaatattacgaCATGCACTTAA
- the LOC26514264 gene encoding uncharacterized protein LOC26514264 isoform X2, producing MLGTAATSADPSSSTVQAVGRPLDDVLTAFDKRSIPFRNTTMETYKFNNIKQADGQPCIEFEMQLCKQIQSCDFEGTCGQKYEERMLMDRTIIGINDKRLQLKVQESKNKKLEDVLNECKAYEAATEKNAIIQNRLRVLLESSTINAVARKCFNCGAIFNPNHLVECRGKEATCCQKLGQFARYYLLPMSLMQRSSFQALIILRAMDWQKKK from the exons ATGTTAGGAACTGCAGCAACGTCAGCAGACCCTTCATCATCAACTGTGCAAGCTGTTGGTCGCCCACTGGACGATGTACTGACAGCATTCGACAAACGTAGtattccatttcgaaatactACAATGGAAACCTATAAATTCAATAATATTAAACAGGCAGATGGACAGCCTTGTATTGAATTCGAAATGCAACTATGCAAGCAAATACAGTCATGCGATTTTGAGGGTACCTGTGGCCAAAAGTACGAAGAAAGAATGCTAATGGATCGTACCATTATTGGCATAAACGATAAAAGGCTACAACTAAAGGTTCAAGAGTCAAAAAATAAGAAGCTAGAGGATGTACTAAACGAGTGCAAAGCCTATGAAGCTGCTACGGAAAAGAACGCGATTATACAAAATCGGCTACGTGTTTTGTTGGAGAGCAGTACCATCAATGCTGTTGCTCGAAAATGCTTTAATTGTGGAGCTATATTTAACCCAAATCATCTGGTCGAGTGCCGCGGCAAGGAGGCGACATGTTGTCAAAAACTGGGACAATTTGCGAGATACT ATCTTTTGCCAATGAGTTTAATGCAGCGCTCCAGTTTTCAAGCCCTAATTATCCTCAGAGCAATGGATTGGCAGAAAAAGAAGTGA